Part of the Streptomyces sp. NBC_00457 genome, TGCGGATACGTCTCGCCGGGGACCTGCTCCTGCACCGGCAGGATGGCCTCCAGCCTGCCGATGTCGACGAGGACGTTCTTCGGGTCGCGGCCCTGCTGGACCACGCCGGTGACGATGTCGCCCTCGCGGCCCGCGTACTCGCCGAGCGTGGCGTCGTCCTCGGCGTCGCGCAGCCGCTGCAGGATGACCTGCTTGGCGGTGGTGGCGGCGATACGGCCGAAGCCGGACGGGGTGTCGTCGAACTCCCGGGGTTCCTGGCCCTCTTCGAGGTCCTCCGGGTCCTCCTTCGCCCACACGGTCACATGACCGGTCTCCCGGTCGAGCTGCACGCGCGCGTGGCGGCGGCTTCCCTCGGTGCGGTGGTAGGCGATGAGGAGGGCGGACTCGATCGCCTCGACCAGCAGGTCGAAGGAGATCTCCTTCTCCCGTACCAAGCCCCGCAGGGCACTCATGTCGATGTCCACGGCTACGCCTCCTCCTCTTCTTCCTTCATGTCCTTGTTGTCCTTGCGGTTGAACTCCACCTGCACCCGGGCCTTGACGATGTCGGCGAAGGCGAGCCTGCGCGCGGTGGCCTTGCGGCCCTTCACACCGGGTACTTCGACGTCCACGCCCTCGTCGTCCACGGTCAGGAGTCTGGCGACCAGCTCTCCGTCCTCGGCGAGCTGGAACTTCACGAGGCGGCCTGTGGCACGCAGATAGTGGCGGTGTTCCGTGAGCTCGCGCTCGGCACCGGGGGTTCCGACCTCGAGGGTGTACTCCCCCTGGCCCATCGCGTCCGTCTCGTCGAGCTTCGCCGAGAGCACACGGCTCACATCGGCGACGGCGTCCAGATCGGCGCCTTCGTCGGAGTCGACGACCACGCGCAGCACCCGCTTGCGACCGACCGAGTCCACTGCGATCTCTTCGAGATCCAGGCCCTGGGAGGTGACGAGCGGTTCGAGCAGTTCTCGCAGCCTCTCGCTCTGGGTGGTGCTCATCCGGGTGACTCCTCGGCCGCGTGTGCTGTTGTGGTTAGGTCGCGTGTCTGGTCAAAGGGTATCCGGTCACAGGGGGTGTTGCCGTCCACCGGAACTCGGGCGGGTGCCGGTGAGTGGTATCGGACGTATGCGCGGGTACCGTGATCACGGGCGTGCTGCCCTCCCCTTCGTACGAGCCCCCCGAGGACGTCTGCCGTGCCGTACCCCCCGCTGCCGCGCACCCCATCCGGGCCGCGAAGAAGGAGCCTGCTCATCTCGGTCGCAGGGACCGCCCTGCTCGTGGGCTGCTCGGCCGAGTCCGACGCCGGCGGCACCGGCGGCAGCCCGTCGGCCGCCGACCGGGCACGCGCGCGTGCGGCCCGTGACAGCGAGGGGCTGGTGGCGCGGTACGACGCCGTGACCACCGCGCATCCGGCACTGGCGGAGCGGCTGCGACCGCTGCGGGCGGAGACGGTGCGGCATGCGGAGGCGTTCGGGGCGACGGGAGCCGAGTCCCCTTCGCCGGCGCCCTCGGCGTCCGCGCCGGCCGCCGTCCCCACCGAGGAGAAGGCGGCCCTCGCCGAACTCGCCGCCGCCGAGCGGGCTCTCGCGGACCGGCGGGCCCAGACGCTGCTGGACATGCCGGGCGAACTGGCACGACTGCTGGCGTCCGTGGCGGCGGCCGGGGCGGCGCACGCGTATCTGCTGACGGAGGGCGAGAAGTGAGCGAGGCCAAGGACGCGGACCTGAAGGCGCTCCAGGCGGCACTGGCGGCCGAGCATGCCGCCGTGTACGGCTACGGCGTCGTCGGCGGACGGATCGACGAAGGACGTCGTACGGAGGCCAGGGCGGCGTACGACGCCCACCGGGCCCGGCGGGACGCGCTGGCGCGCGCGGTGCGGGACCTGGGCGGGACGCCGGTGGCCGCGGCCGCGGGCTACGCACTGCCCTTCGCCGTGCCGGACTCCTCCGCGGCCGTCCGGCTCGCCGCGGAGCTGGAGGACCGGGTGGCCGGGGTCTACTCCGACCTGGTGCGCGCCACCGACGGCACGCGGCGGCGTACGGCCGCGGAGGCCCTGCGGGAAGCGGCGGTGCGGGCGGTGCGCTGGCGCGGCGAGAGCGTAGCCTTCCCTGGGCTCGCCGAGCGGACCACCGCGACGGCGTCGGCGACGCCCACGGCGTGACGCCGGATGAGGAAAGGGGACGGCTCGCGTATGGCTTTCGAACCGCCGCGGCGTCTGGTCAGGGCGTTCGGAGAGACGGCACCGGAAGGTGACGACTGGCTGGAGAAGCTGCCCGAGGCGGCTCAACAGGCCGTCGAGCTACGCGAGTTGACCGTGGAGCGGGTGCAGGTGCCCGGTGGGCGCAGCAGCCTGGTCGTGCTGGTGCGGCTGCCGGACGGTACGCCCGCGGTGCTGAAGCTCGCCCCGCGCCGGGCGCGGCCGGAGAGCGAGCGGGCCGCACTCGCCCACTGGGGCGGTCTGGGCGCCGTACAACTCCTGGAGCCGTTCACCGCCGAGGGGGCGCTGCTGCTGGAGCGGCTGCATCCGGATGTGTCGGTGCGGTCGTTGCCGGAGGCGAAGGCGTTGCTGGAGGCGGCGGGGACGTTGCGGCGGCTGTGGGTGGAGCCGCCGGGTGAGCGTTCCTTCGAGACCGTGGCCGAGCGGACGGGGCGGCAGGCCGTGGCGATGCGGGGTGCGCCCGCGGAGTTCTCGGCACTGGTGAGCGCGGCTCTCGACGCGCGGGAGTCACTGCTGGCCGCGCCGCCCGAGGAGCGGTTGCTGCATGGGACGTTCCGGCAGAGCAAGGTGCTGGCCGGGGAGCGGATGCCGTGGTTGGCGGTGGGGCCGGATCCGGTGGTCGGGGAGTGTGCGTTCGATCTGGCGCGGTTGGTGCGGGATCGGGTGGAGGA contains:
- the rimP gene encoding ribosome maturation factor RimP, giving the protein MSTTQSERLRELLEPLVTSQGLDLEEIAVDSVGRKRVLRVVVDSDEGADLDAVADVSRVLSAKLDETDAMGQGEYTLEVGTPGAERELTEHRHYLRATGRLVKFQLAEDGELVARLLTVDDEGVDVEVPGVKGRKATARRLAFADIVKARVQVEFNRKDNKDMKEEEEEA
- a CDS encoding ferritin-like domain-containing protein, encoding MSEAKDADLKALQAALAAEHAAVYGYGVVGGRIDEGRRTEARAAYDAHRARRDALARAVRDLGGTPVAAAAGYALPFAVPDSSAAVRLAAELEDRVAGVYSDLVRATDGTRRRTAAEALREAAVRAVRWRGESVAFPGLAERTTATASATPTA
- a CDS encoding aminoglycoside phosphotransferase family protein, whose product is MAFEPPRRLVRAFGETAPEGDDWLEKLPEAAQQAVELRELTVERVQVPGGRSSLVVLVRLPDGTPAVLKLAPRRARPESERAALAHWGGLGAVQLLEPFTAEGALLLERLHPDVSVRSLPEAKALLEAAGTLRRLWVEPPGERSFETVAERTGRQAVAMRGAPAEFSALVSAALDARESLLAAPPEERLLHGTFRQSKVLAGERMPWLAVGPDPVVGECAFDLARLVRDRVEDVIASPSGAATIRRRVKRLAESLEVDQERLRGWTLFRAVESGVRALRVGRPKDAELLLEFAGWL